A section of the Dehalobacter sp. DCM genome encodes:
- the fmt gene encoding methionyl-tRNA formyltransferase, with product MRIVFMGTPDFAVPALEALYKAGHAISGVFTQPDRPSGRGNKIKASPVKVFAEENGLAVYQPAKIKSPEAVTLLKSLEPECIVVVAFGQLLSKEILAIPAYGCINVHASLLPAYRGAAPVHWAVLNGETKTGVTTMLMDAGLDTGDMLLCRDYPISSEATTGELYDVLARMGAELILETLDGLVAGKIKPTPQPEQFTYAPLLTREHEQIAWSWHAEQIHNRIRGLNPWPGAFTFFRGEQVKIWQSSVAAQQLGWDTPAEKIPGLIIGLENGALAVQTGSGILYVQELQPAGKKRMHAPDFYNGYRLKSGEIFG from the coding sequence GATCTCCGGCGTATTTACCCAACCGGATAGACCTTCAGGCAGAGGAAATAAAATAAAGGCTAGTCCGGTTAAAGTCTTTGCTGAAGAGAACGGACTCGCTGTTTATCAGCCAGCCAAAATCAAATCACCGGAAGCAGTCACTCTGCTCAAAAGTCTTGAGCCGGAGTGTATCGTTGTTGTTGCTTTTGGACAGCTTTTGTCCAAGGAAATATTGGCGATACCTGCTTACGGATGTATCAATGTACACGCGTCTTTGCTTCCGGCATACCGCGGAGCAGCTCCTGTTCACTGGGCGGTCCTGAACGGCGAAACTAAGACTGGCGTGACAACCATGCTCATGGATGCAGGACTTGATACGGGCGATATGCTGCTGTGCAGGGATTATCCGATTTCGAGCGAAGCGACGACGGGTGAATTATATGACGTACTAGCCCGGATGGGGGCGGAGCTTATCCTGGAAACATTAGACGGCCTTGTTGCGGGGAAGATCAAACCGACCCCCCAACCGGAACAATTTACATATGCCCCACTTTTGACACGGGAACATGAACAGATTGCGTGGTCTTGGCATGCCGAACAGATCCATAACCGTATCCGCGGTCTGAATCCTTGGCCCGGCGCATTTACATTCTTCCGCGGAGAACAGGTAAAGATATGGCAAAGCAGTGTAGCTGCTCAGCAATTAGGCTGGGATACACCAGCGGAGAAGATCCCCGGATTGATTATTGGGTTGGAAAATGGCGCCTTAGCCGTGCAGACCGGTTCAGGAATCCTCTATGTTCAAGAGCTGCAGCCGGCGGGAAAAAAGAGAATGCATGCGCCGGATTTCTATAACGGATATCGGCTAAAGTCGGGGGAGATTTTCGGTTAA
- a CDS encoding zinc metallopeptidase: MIFPLFDSTIILLIPAIILTIYAQVKISSAYGKYSQVRSNSGRTGADIARALLDENGLYDVKVEQVAGHLTDHYDPRTQVVRLSSGVYNSTSIAALAVAAHETGHAVQHADGYVPLKLRSAFVPIASFGSNVGPILIILGLFLTQTSFLLTLGIYLFAFAVLFQIVTLPVEYNASNRALAFLGNSGIIADRDEMHGAQKMLSAAALTYVAAALTAILTLLRFVLIAQSRDD, encoded by the coding sequence ATGATATTTCCCTTATTTGACTCGACAATTATCCTGCTGATACCGGCCATTATCCTGACCATTTATGCTCAGGTCAAAATCAGCAGTGCCTATGGAAAATATTCCCAAGTCAGAAGCAACTCAGGCAGGACCGGCGCGGATATAGCCCGTGCCCTTCTGGATGAGAATGGGCTGTATGATGTCAAAGTGGAGCAGGTGGCTGGACATCTGACAGACCACTATGACCCCCGGACGCAAGTCGTCCGTTTAAGCAGCGGTGTCTATAACAGCACGTCTATTGCTGCTCTGGCTGTGGCCGCTCACGAAACAGGCCATGCGGTCCAGCACGCGGATGGGTATGTCCCATTAAAGCTTCGGAGCGCGTTTGTTCCGATTGCTTCCTTTGGCAGTAATGTCGGCCCCATTCTGATTATTCTCGGTTTATTTCTGACGCAAACGTCATTTTTGTTAACTCTGGGGATTTATCTTTTTGCATTTGCCGTCCTGTTCCAAATCGTTACTTTGCCTGTGGAATACAACGCCAGTAACCGGGCGCTTGCCTTTCTGGGCAACAGCGGCATCATCGCCGACAGAGACGAAATGCACGGCGCGCAGAAGATGCTTAGTGCAGCAGCGTTGACGTATGTGGCTGCGGCATTGACAGCAATCCTGACGTTATTGCGATTTGTGCTAATTGCCCAGAGCAGAGACGATTAA